A genomic segment from Excalfactoria chinensis isolate bCotChi1 chromosome 15, bCotChi1.hap2, whole genome shotgun sequence encodes:
- the LOC140259344 gene encoding LOW QUALITY PROTEIN: uncharacterized protein (The sequence of the model RefSeq protein was modified relative to this genomic sequence to represent the inferred CDS: inserted 1 base in 1 codon; deleted 1 base in 1 codon) produces MAEAGRGGEAHTAGERRGPGHAGSGRSRAAPQAGQRSRDRRRTHGATPPAASGHPARRRGDGAAGRGRSVRLRGTGXPSGGRAYARGVPAPPDSAAAPAQSRGERRSRRAAPRGLIPAATPASASSRLPCPRRGARSPHRARRRSSSSVPRPRWQPVRAQPEAATFQSRARSAHARSRRSHRERAVTTTPGVRRARSRACSLRPAVSAGGEGSRACGRSHPSVTSRCP; encoded by the exons ATGGCAGAGGCCGGCCGGGGCGGGGAAGCGCACACTGCCGGGGAACGGCGGGGCCCGGGGCACGCGGGCTCGGGCAGGAGCCGGGCAGCCCCACAGGCAGGCCAGAGGTCCCGGGACCGCCGCCGCACGCACGGAGCGACGCCGCCGGCTGCGTCCGGACACCCGGCCCGGCGGCGAGGGGACGGCGCGGCGGGGCGAGGCCGCTCGGTGAGGCTCCGCGGGACCG GCCCCTCAGGCGGCCGGGCCTACGCCCGCGGGGTCCCCGCGCCCCCCGACTCTGCCGCCGCGCCCGCCCAGAGCCGAGGAGAACGGCGGAGCCGCCGCGCTGCCCCCCGAGGTCTCATCCCCGCCGCCACC CCCGCCTCCGCCTCCTCCCGCCTTCCCTGCCCGAGGCGCGGAGCCCGCTCCCCTCACCGGGCACGGCGGCGTAGCAGCTCCTCCGTCCCTCGGCCAAGATGGCAGCCGGTCCGAGCCCAACCTGAGGCAGCGACTTTCCAAAGTCGGGCGCGATCTGCGCACGCGCGGAGTCGCCGGAGCCACCGCGAGCGAGCGGTGACTACAACTCCCGGCGTGCGCCGCGCCAGAAGCCGCGCATGCTCACTGCGCCCCGCGGTGTCGGCCGGCGGGGAGGGCAGTCGGGCGTGCGGCCGAAGTCATCCCTCGGTCACATCTCGATGCCCATAG